Proteins encoded in a region of the Polynucleobacter antarcticus genome:
- a CDS encoding type II toxin-antitoxin system RelE/ParE family toxin encodes MRTPILNVHFYESEQGQEPVKQWLRLLPQGDKKSIGEDIKTVQFGWPLGMPLVRHMGDRIWEVRSKVGNGIARVMFVLDGNSMILIHGFIKKQQKTPKPDLDLAKERIKKLRNRS; translated from the coding sequence ATGAGAACACCCATCCTAAATGTGCACTTTTATGAATCGGAACAAGGTCAAGAACCTGTAAAGCAGTGGTTGAGGCTTCTACCTCAAGGTGACAAGAAGTCAATTGGAGAGGATATCAAAACAGTTCAGTTTGGTTGGCCTCTTGGAATGCCGCTCGTTAGGCATATGGGTGACCGTATTTGGGAAGTGAGAAGCAAAGTGGGTAACGGCATAGCTAGGGTGATGTTTGTACTTGATGGCAATTCCATGATCTTGATACATGGCTTTATCAAGAAGCAACAAAAGACGCCTAAACCGGATTTAGATTTAGCTAAGGAAAGAATTAAAAAGTTAAGGAATCGCTCATGA
- a CDS encoding OmpA family protein, giving the protein MLEKTTTLVLDEFKDVKSNMQLALQNEFKESFKQWDAELLGDMTIRFNNPSVQFATQSSELRPEFQNMLRDFFPRYIKIIRSDKFKSAIKEIRIEGHTSKAWKDVSSSEAYFLNMSLSQERTRSTLRFIMSLPVFIDEEIWFQKHITANGLSSSQPIPNNPKPELNQRVEFRIVTNASDRLDQLIAIK; this is encoded by the coding sequence ATGTTAGAAAAAACAACCACTTTAGTTCTTGACGAATTTAAGGATGTAAAAAGCAATATGCAGCTAGCGCTTCAAAATGAATTTAAAGAAAGCTTCAAGCAATGGGACGCAGAATTACTTGGAGATATGACGATTCGATTTAATAATCCAAGTGTTCAGTTTGCAACTCAATCGTCTGAACTGAGGCCTGAATTTCAAAATATGTTACGAGATTTTTTCCCTCGGTACATAAAAATTATTCGTAGTGATAAATTTAAGAGTGCAATTAAAGAAATTAGAATTGAAGGGCACACAAGTAAAGCTTGGAAAGATGTTTCTTCTAGTGAGGCATATTTTTTAAATATGAGCTTATCTCAAGAAAGAACGAGGTCTACTCTAAGGTTTATTATGTCTTTGCCAGTATTTATAGATGAGGAGATATGGTTTCAAAAACACATTACGGCAAATGGACTTTCTTCTTCCCAGCCTATCCCCAATAATCCTAAGCCTGAGCTCAACCAACGCGTTGAATTTCGGATCGTAACTAATGCTTCCGATCGACTCGATCAACTCATTGCAATAAAGTAG
- a CDS encoding helix-turn-helix domain-containing protein, translated as MKKKHIGSNFDDFLKEESQFENATAVAVKRVIAWQIEQEMEKQKLTKTLMAKKMHTSRAALNRLLDESDTSLTLVTLASAAAALGKSIQFKLKAA; from the coding sequence ATGAAGAAAAAACATATCGGCAGTAATTTTGATGACTTTTTAAAGGAAGAATCTCAATTTGAGAATGCTACTGCTGTTGCAGTTAAACGCGTCATTGCTTGGCAGATTGAACAAGAGATGGAAAAGCAAAAACTGACAAAGACACTCATGGCCAAGAAAATGCACACTAGCCGAGCAGCTTTAAATCGACTACTCGATGAAAGTGATACCAGCTTGACTCTAGTAACCCTAGCTAGTGCAGCAGCAGCTCTTGGTAAGAGCATTCAATTTAAGCTAAAGGCAGCCTAA
- a CDS encoding DUF3857 domain-containing transglutaminase family protein, giving the protein MKVCLQPASKLATFFVGLVLLTNTSITSAVKEEPKPLTSFSVTERAVVNETIYPNGTVVEINELTILVKSQLAVESESQADLPYNSTLSTLEVLEAYTITPAGEKIPVAANAIRTVEDDNSKGAAMFSDQKHKIIIFPKVTPGARTYYKTKLITHTPLMPGYFFARLNFSPSLEALSYEYNLSYPESLKLYTETKGVKQVRDEVIDGTRHVGYNYQNLQIKKKEQLQVSIGDFAPYIHISSFANQIEFAKAYEERIQGKMLVTPEVQKLADEITQGIKKESSQDTQKAQARAIYNWVTRNIRYVAIYLGDGGIIPHDVNSIIANRYGDCKDHNALLISLLAAKGIRASSALINSGQAYTLPQYPVISPFNHVITYIPQWDLYVDSTAEMAPFGVLPDDELDKPTLLTALAKIGHTPKPKKEDDYIVTGVTMGVMPNGEIIGKSHTMYLGSAAIEARYRYEGVDSSLSEGMVKNALSKFRQTGEGSIKTSDVYDLDKPFTSSTEFALDAIANVPGRGAITVPVGLAPGELMKIAYSRPPEKFENPYTCSSRIVREAYQIQFPKNVKVTKIPKDVNYKKGNIEYESAYVLKNNLVTIVRLLEVQRPGAVCPPEELQKWRDFYQVFIKDIRGQIFYE; this is encoded by the coding sequence ATGAAAGTTTGCCTTCAACCCGCTAGCAAACTAGCTACTTTTTTTGTTGGCTTAGTATTGCTAACCAATACCAGCATAACAAGTGCAGTTAAAGAGGAACCAAAGCCCCTTACATCTTTTTCTGTAACGGAAAGGGCAGTTGTTAATGAAACTATCTACCCCAACGGCACCGTCGTAGAAATTAATGAGCTGACAATCCTCGTTAAATCTCAATTAGCCGTTGAATCAGAATCACAAGCAGATTTACCCTACAACTCAACACTATCTACCTTAGAGGTATTAGAGGCGTACACCATTACCCCAGCAGGTGAAAAGATTCCTGTAGCAGCGAATGCCATCAGAACAGTAGAAGATGACAATAGCAAGGGCGCTGCGATGTTTTCAGACCAAAAGCACAAGATCATTATTTTTCCTAAAGTGACCCCGGGCGCTAGAACGTATTACAAAACAAAGCTAATAACCCATACCCCACTGATGCCGGGGTACTTTTTTGCGAGACTCAATTTCTCACCCAGTCTTGAGGCACTCTCTTATGAGTACAACTTAAGCTATCCAGAAAGCCTAAAGCTCTATACCGAAACCAAGGGTGTCAAGCAAGTACGTGATGAAGTGATTGATGGCACTCGTCATGTGGGGTACAACTATCAAAATCTTCAAATTAAGAAAAAAGAGCAATTACAAGTATCGATTGGAGACTTCGCTCCTTATATTCATATCTCCAGTTTTGCCAATCAAATAGAGTTTGCAAAAGCCTATGAGGAGCGTATACAAGGAAAAATGCTGGTAACCCCAGAAGTGCAAAAGCTAGCAGATGAGATAACACAGGGAATTAAAAAAGAAAGCTCTCAAGATACCCAGAAAGCACAAGCAAGGGCTATCTATAACTGGGTCACACGCAATATTCGCTATGTAGCGATTTATCTTGGAGATGGCGGCATCATTCCGCATGACGTCAATTCAATCATTGCAAACCGCTATGGAGATTGCAAAGACCACAATGCGCTACTTATCTCCCTATTAGCTGCCAAAGGTATAAGAGCTAGCAGTGCATTAATTAATTCAGGCCAAGCCTACACGCTACCTCAATACCCCGTTATAAGCCCCTTTAATCATGTGATTACCTATATTCCTCAATGGGATCTATATGTAGACTCTACGGCAGAGATGGCCCCATTTGGAGTGCTACCAGATGACGAGCTAGATAAGCCCACCTTACTGACTGCATTAGCAAAAATAGGGCATACGCCAAAACCTAAAAAAGAAGACGATTACATCGTCACAGGCGTCACTATGGGAGTGATGCCTAATGGAGAGATCATAGGCAAATCTCATACTATGTATTTAGGCAGTGCAGCAATTGAAGCCCGATATCGATATGAGGGTGTAGATAGCAGTCTCTCCGAGGGAATGGTAAAAAACGCACTCTCTAAATTTAGGCAAACAGGAGAGGGCAGCATCAAGACCAGTGATGTCTATGACCTTGATAAGCCGTTTACTTCTAGTACGGAGTTCGCTTTAGACGCAATCGCTAATGTACCAGGACGTGGAGCGATAACTGTACCTGTAGGACTAGCGCCAGGTGAGCTGATGAAAATAGCCTACAGTAGACCCCCAGAAAAGTTTGAGAATCCCTATACCTGCAGCAGCAGAATCGTTAGAGAGGCCTATCAAATACAGTTCCCTAAGAATGTAAAAGTCACCAAGATCCCCAAGGACGTCAATTACAAAAAAGGCAATATTGAATATGAATCAGCCTACGTACTTAAAAACAACCTAGTCACCATAGTCCGCCTATTAGAGGTCCAAAGACCGGGCGCGGTATGCCCACCAGAAGAGCTGCAAAAGTGGAGAGACTTCTACCAGGTATTCATTAAAGATATACGTGGGCAGATTTTTTATGAGTAA
- a CDS encoding HNH endonuclease signature motif containing protein, with translation MKLPDFIESASLNSLRSRIKAPLSFYKLSIVLPAPQFKRRDPPPPPPVLIPVQGLDVDFGSISAYPDGTLIFDGRRVLIHIRDVADHGGRTHIPRFHISNCRTLIEMKSSGRFEKYVVAEAEDGNFYIRYNTGPLKITKLDVCQNCLENLAWDGFFNQMSKNSRSAIVSKFSPKRFFEKYPKSLHPVVPVYTSATAPINDYPENWDQISRELKRQLRYRCQQPGCGIELSEELKNFLHVHHKNALKNDCRPENLVCLCIGCHANQPNHSHIKSLPEYKTFVSKFQSSANF, from the coding sequence ATGAAACTTCCTGACTTTATTGAAAGCGCTTCATTAAATAGCTTGAGATCTAGAATCAAGGCCCCCCTCTCTTTTTATAAGCTTTCTATTGTTTTGCCTGCCCCTCAATTTAAAAGACGCGATCCACCGCCGCCCCCGCCTGTATTAATACCGGTACAAGGTTTAGATGTTGATTTCGGTTCAATATCGGCTTATCCCGATGGCACTCTTATTTTTGACGGTAGGCGAGTTTTAATACATATTCGTGATGTAGCTGACCATGGTGGGCGCACTCATATACCGAGGTTCCATATTTCAAATTGTAGAACTCTTATTGAGATGAAATCATCAGGTAGATTCGAAAAATATGTTGTAGCCGAAGCCGAGGATGGAAATTTTTATATACGCTACAACACTGGGCCCTTAAAAATTACAAAATTAGATGTATGTCAAAACTGTTTAGAGAATCTAGCTTGGGATGGTTTTTTCAATCAAATGTCGAAAAATTCTAGGTCCGCAATAGTTTCTAAATTTTCCCCAAAGCGATTTTTTGAAAAGTATCCAAAGTCTTTGCATCCCGTAGTTCCTGTCTATACATCTGCTACTGCCCCTATTAATGACTACCCTGAAAACTGGGATCAAATATCAAGGGAGTTAAAGCGTCAGCTTCGATATCGTTGCCAACAGCCTGGATGTGGTATTGAATTAAGTGAAGAATTAAAAAACTTCCTTCATGTTCACCATAAAAATGCCCTTAAAAATGACTGCCGACCTGAAAATTTGGTCTGTCTTTGCATTGGGTGTCACGCCAATCAGCCGAATCATAGCCATATAAAAAGCTTACCGGAATATAAAACTTTTGTTTCTAAATTTCAGTCTTCAGCTAATTTCTAA